In Ascochyta rabiei chromosome 2, complete sequence, one genomic interval encodes:
- a CDS encoding urea active transporter codes for MAGGPAPTGPSASPLGQAWGYGIVLGLGFLFALGMVFTTWVLRRYNNELQTSEMFSTAGRTVKSGLVASAVVSSWTWAATLLQSSSVAFRYGVSGPLWYAAGATVQILLFATVAIELKRRAPNAHTFLEAVRARYGTATHFVYITFGLFTNILVTAMLLTGGSAVVTSLTGVPTAAACFLLPVGVVIYTMFGGIKATFLTDYVHTVILLVIILTFAFTTYATGNRLGSPRAVYDALQDLSAHTPVAGNAGGSYLTMRSKEGAIFFVINIIGNFGTVFMDNGYYNKAIAASPVHALPGYIIGGLSWFAIPWLCATTMGLAALALQGSEYFPTYPNPMADADISAGLVLPYAATAILGSGGAVATLLIVFMAVTSAFSAQLIAVSSILTYDIYNTYINPKASGKRLVYTSHTCVAGFGLLMAAFSTGLHYAGISMGYLYLLMGVIISSAVLPATLTLMWKGQNFWAATLSPVLGLCCSIIAWLVTTAKLNDGVVNVETSGANNPMLAGNVVALLSPAIFIPVLTLIFGVADYDWVSMKNIRLIDDSDVAAAAHVDPEALVGRHTALSPDAEAAEQAKLLRASKIAKFTTATMTLVLLVLWPMPLYGTGYIFSPGFFAGWVVVGIIWLMCSTLAVGVYPLWEGRMSLARNFGGMWRDVTGKGPKRHGQHIEVVDGENTAESGAHTPKEAAADEKAMEVK; via the exons ATGGCAGGCGGTCCCGCACCTACAGGTCCTTCGGCCTCGCCTTTGGGCCAGGCTTGGGGTTATGGCATTGTGCTTGGTCTTGGATTCTTGTTCGCACTTGGCATG GTCTTCACTACATGGGTCTTGAGACGATACAACAATGAGTTGCAGACTTCTGAGATGTTCTCGACGGCCGGTCGTACGGTCAAGTCTGGTCTTGTCGCCAGTGCTGTTGTGTCTTCGTGGACCTGGGCTGCGACTCTGTTGCAGTCAAGCAGCGTGGCTTTTCGATACG GTGTCTCTGGCCCCCTGTGGTATGCTGCTGGTGCTACCGTGCAGATTTTGCTGTTTGCGACGGTTGCTATCGAGCTGAAGAGAAGAGCACCCAACGCCCAT ACCTTCCTTGAGGCAGTCCGTGCCCGCTATGGAACAGCCACACATTTCGTGTACATCACTTTCGGCTTGTTCACCAACATCCTTGTTACAGCTATGCTGCTTACTGGTGGCTCCGCTGTTGTGACGTCTTTGACCGGAGTTCCTACTGCAGCTGCTTGCTTCCTGCTCCCAGTTGGCGTTGTTATTTACACCATGTTTGGTGGCATCAAGGCCACTTTCCTTACCGACTATGTCCACACTGTTATCTTGCTCGTCATCATCCTGACCTTCGCATTCACCACCTATGCGACCGGAAACAGGCTAGGCTCTCCACGAGCTGTGTACGATGCACTGCAAGATCTCTCAGCCCACACTCCGGTGGCGGGCAATGCTGGTGGAAGCTATTTGACAATGAGAAGCAAAGAAGGTGCCATCTTCTTCGTCATCAACATCATCGGTAACTTTGGCACTGTGTTCATGGACAACGGTTACTACAACAAAGCCATCGCTGCTAGTCCTGTTCATGCACTACCCGGGTACATCATTGGAG GGCTCTCGTGGTTCGCCATTCCCTGGCTGTGCGCAACAACAATGGGTCTCGCCGCTCTAGCTCTACAAGGAAGCGAGTACTTCCCAACATACCCAAATCCAATGGCCGACGCGGATATCAGCGCCGGTCTTGTCTTGCCCTACGCAGCCACTGCCATCCTTGGATCTGGAGGTGCCGTAGCAACGCTCTTGATCGTCTTTATGGCCGTCACTAGTGCCTTCTCCGCTCAGCTCATTGCGGTATCTTCCATCTTGACATACGACATCTACAACACCTACATCAACCCCAAGGCCAGCGGCAAGCGTCTCGTTTACACATCTCACACATGTGTTGCAGGCTTTGGACTCCTCATGGCCGCGTTCTCCACTGGTCTGCACTACGCTGGCATTAGCATGGGATACCTATATCTTCTGATGGGCGTCATAATTTCGTCTGCCGTCCTTCCTGCAACGCTGACGCTGATGTGGAAGGGCCAAAACTTCTGGGCGGCCACACTCAGCCCTGTCCTTGGACTCTGCTGCAGCATCATCGCCTGGCTCGTCACAACCGCCAAGCTCAACGACGGCGTCGTCAACGTCGAGACCTCTGGCGCCAACAACCCCATGTTGGCAGGAAACGTGGTGGCGCTGCTGAGCCCAGCCATCTTCATCCCAGTCCTCACGCTGATCTTCGGCGTCGCAGACTACGACTGGGTCAGCATGAAGAACATCCGTCTCATCGATGATTCCGACGTCGCGGCCGCCGCACATGTCGATCCCGAAGCCCTGGTCGGCCGTCACACAGCGCTGAGCCCAGACGCCGAAGCAGCCGAGCAAGCGAAGCTCCTGCGCGCGTCCAAGATTGCAAAATTCACCACCGCAACCATGACGCTTgtcctcctcgtcctctGGCCCATGCCACTCTACGGCACCGGCTACATCTTCAGCCCCGGTTTCTTCGCCGGCTGGGTCGTTGTCGGTATCATCTGGCTCATGTGCTCGACGCTTGCCGTTGGCGTGTACCCGCTGTGGGAGGGCAGGATGAGCCTCGCTAGGAACTTTGGCGGTATGTGGCGCGATGTCACTGGTAAAGGTCCCAAGCGACACGGTCAGCATATTGAGGTTGTTGATGGTGAGAACACAGCAGAGAGCGGGGCGCATACCCCGAAGGAGGCAGCGGCGGATGAGAAGGCTATGGAGGTGAAGTAA